A genomic stretch from Mastacembelus armatus chromosome 7, fMasArm1.2, whole genome shotgun sequence includes:
- the LOC113145201 gene encoding trace amine-associated receptor 13c-like, producing the protein MEEAELCFPQLLNVSCKKHKRPHSETLLVYIVLSFISSLTVVLNVLVIISISHFRQLHTPTNFFLLSLAVSDFLVGLLAMPFHILVTEPCWFLGDLVCVLHYFLPNVTLCASVVNMVLISFDRYVAICDPLHYPTRITVNRVQICVVLCWVCCVFYSFLILYDNLKQPGRYNSCYGECVINLIGAVDIVLGFIIPVSIIIILYVRVFVVAVSQARAMRSHIAAVTLQRSGTVTVKKSEMKAARNLGVVVAVFLMCYCPSYCFSLSGYDLTISYSTNILFFLLLFNTCLNPVIYAFFYPWFRKSVKLIVTLEILQLNSCMINVL; encoded by the exons atggaggaagcTGAACTCTGTTTTCCACAACTCCTCAATGTGTCTTGCAAAAAGCACAAACGTCCTCACTCTGAGACACTGTTGGTTTATATTGTGCTGTCCTTCATCTCTTCGCTGACTGTGGTTCTGAATgtgctggtcatcatctccatctcccacttcaG gcagctccacacccccaccaactttttcctcctctctctggctgtctctgaCTTCCTCGTAGGTCTCCTTGCGATGCCGTTTCATATCCTCGTAACAGAACCCTGCTGGTTCCTGGGTGACCTGGTCTGTGTTCTTCATTATTTTCTACCAAATGTCACTCTCTGTGCCTCGGTAGtaaacatggtgctcatatcattcgaccgttatgtggctatctGTGACCCTCTGCACTACCCCACTAGAATCACTGTAAACAGAGTTCAGAtctgtgttgtcctgtgttgggtttgttgtgttttctacAGTTTTCTGATTTTATATGATAACCTGAAACAACCAGGCAGGTATAACTCCTGTTATGGAGAATGTGTGATTAATCTAATTGGAGCTGTTGACATTGTTTTAGGCTTTATCATCCCAGTTAGTatcatcatcattctgtatgtgagagtgtttgtggtggctgtgtctcaggctcgtgccatgcgctcccacattgcagctgtcacactgcagcgttcAGGGACTGTAACTGTTAAGAAATcagagatgaaagcagccaggaatcttggtgttgttgttgctgtgtttctcatGTGTTACTGTCCGTcttattgtttttctctctctggctaTGACCTCACAATCAGTTATTCAACCAAtatcttgttttttctgttactATTTAACACCTGTCTAAACCCTGTGATTTACGCCTTTTTCTACCCCTGGTTCAGAAAATCAGTTAAACTCATTGTTACCCTTGAAATCCTGCAGCTTAACTCCTGTATGATCAACGTGCTGTAG